In Petrotoga sibirica DSM 13575, the genomic window AAACTCAACTTTGGGTTTTAGTTCAAAACCTTTCAAACTTTTTTTTATTTTTCTAAAAATTTGTCTGTCATCTGTGATTATTTTTTTTGTTTTTGAATCCAATCGTTCCCTTAATATGTACTCTAGAAAATCACTTTCTTCGTATAAAACTCCAGGATTTTTTTGAGATTGAAATCTTTGTAAAATACTGTTATATATTTTTCGCATTTCGCTTAATTCTGCTTCTACTTCTTTTTCATCGATTCCTTCAGAATTCGTTCTAAATATGATAGATTCGTTATCCCTTAGAATCTCTTTTGCTATTTGCCTCAATCTTATTCTTTCTTTTTCTTGGAGAATTTTTCTAGATATCCCAATACCTTCATTAGAATTTGGGATGTATACTAAATATTTACCAGGCAAACTTGTTTGCATAGAAAGTTGAGGCCCCTTTCTTGTTCCTCCATCTTTTCTTACCTGGACTAGAATTTTGTCTCCAACGTTATAATGATTAGGATCATCAAGAACATCTCTGTATCTGAGAAAACCATTCTTTCCTAATCCAATATTTACAAAAAAAGCCTCCAAACTCGGAACCCTATTTTCAATTATACCCAAAAAGATTTTTCCAATATTTCTATCGGTTTCAAAATCTTCAAAAAAAATTTCACTTAATTTATCTTCTTCCAATATTGCTATTCTGATTTCTTCCAGAGCTTTACTAACTAGCATTGTCTTTTCTTCTTCCATTGCTTTATTTCATTCCTCCAACTTTGTTCTAAATTATCTTTTTGTTAAATTTATTCATCGCTTCGTTTATTCTGCCTTCTAAAATCAAATCTATCGATGTAGTAACATAGTCAAGTACTTTGTCCAATATAATCCATTCTTCTTGTGTAAAAGGGCTTAAAACGTAGTTTGCCAAATTTCCGGATCCATGCTCGTATCCATTGTTGATACCTATTCTTATCCTGGGAAAATCGGTACTTTTTAAAATACCTATTATTGATTTTAATCCATTATGTCCCCCGTCAGAACCGCTTTTCCTTATACGTATTTCGCCCAAGTTTAACCAAATATCATCGTAAATTATTAATAAACTTTCCTCTATTTTACCAAATTTTTTAAAAACGTATGGTAACACTTCTCCACTGGCATTCATATAAGTTAACGGTTTGATGAAAATATCGTTTTCTATAGCAAAGCCTTCAAAATTCTTACCGGATATTTTTTTAATATTCGATATATTTTTTTTGTTTTCTTCATATTTATCTAAAGCTAAAAAACCCACGTTATGTTTTGTAAAAACA contains:
- a CDS encoding Rne/Rng family ribonuclease, with the translated sequence MEEEKTMLVSKALEEIRIAILEEDKLSEIFFEDFETDRNIGKIFLGIIENRVPSLEAFFVNIGLGKNGFLRYRDVLDDPNHYNVGDKILVQVRKDGGTRKGPQLSMQTSLPGKYLVYIPNSNEGIGISRKILQEKERIRLRQIAKEILRDNESIIFRTNSEGIDEKEVEAELSEMRKIYNSILQRFQSQKNPGVLYEESDFLEYILRERLDSKTKKIITDDRQIFRKIKKSLKGFELKPKVEFVRGDVFQIHNIYHQMEEIFTKKIELSGGGTITIDRAEALTAIDVDSAGNLEGKNIEETSFITNMEAAKEIARQLKLRNIGGMIVVDFIDMKDSSHKKTIINILKEESKKDKSKVTILGFTNMGLLEIIRKRTTQPLDTNVYSQCPLCHGTGKIIAPSLVHGRLIKELLSSIKEIKKDRIKVIEINAFHNLSGYLTPSLTEELEKQLNVKLEVSFNWQNPNSYGIKYKK
- the pth gene encoding aminoacyl-tRNA hydrolase; this translates as MRNLVIGLGNPGPRYVFTKHNVGFLALDKYEENKKNISNIKKISGKNFEGFAIENDIFIKPLTYMNASGEVLPYVFKKFGKIEESLLIIYDDIWLNLGEIRIRKSGSDGGHNGLKSIIGILKSTDFPRIRIGINNGYEHGSGNLANYVLSPFTQEEWIILDKVLDYVTTSIDLILEGRINEAMNKFNKKII